The following are from one region of the Hymenobacter sp. YIM 151858-1 genome:
- a CDS encoding sensor histidine kinase gives MNLLATVPPPSRSYWRLQLIGWALYGVFGVVGYTMFTQKFAGYIVVIQVVVAATMVGLSHGLRYIIRRYQWVQLPLLGVLWRLLLINALLSVLSQVIIWTITLLVVLPLMMPGGKPQSWGEFVGYALNVNFVLWLWSVVYFGLHYLRSYRQAEVDKWKLAAAVREAEMQTLKAQINPHFLFNGLNNIRSLIGEDPEQARHMLSHLSELLRYAIQLNRTEQVPLGKELAVVQDYLQLESLQLEERLRYTIDVPADCLGVQVPPMLVQVLVENAIKHGLAQLPAGGELRVQARCAAGELLLSVENTGQLSSGPAKADGTGTGLRNARERLRLLFGPRAELRLEQATPDTVAARLRLPVVINEQLAMNNEQLPTSPGPVPLSHAPALGAATPLGAPAPRP, from the coding sequence ATGAACCTCCTTGCTACGGTGCCGCCCCCCAGCCGCTCCTACTGGCGCCTGCAGCTGATTGGCTGGGCCTTGTACGGCGTGTTTGGGGTGGTGGGCTACACCATGTTCACCCAAAAGTTTGCGGGCTACATCGTGGTCATTCAGGTGGTGGTGGCGGCCACCATGGTGGGCCTGTCGCACGGGTTGCGCTACATCATCAGGCGCTACCAATGGGTGCAACTGCCGCTGCTGGGCGTGCTGTGGCGCTTGCTGCTGATCAACGCCCTGCTCTCGGTGCTGAGCCAGGTGATTATCTGGACGATAACGCTGCTGGTAGTGCTTCCGCTGATGATGCCCGGTGGCAAACCCCAGAGCTGGGGCGAGTTTGTCGGCTACGCGCTCAACGTCAACTTTGTGCTGTGGTTGTGGTCGGTGGTGTACTTCGGGCTGCACTACCTGCGCAGCTACCGCCAGGCCGAGGTAGATAAGTGGAAGCTGGCTGCCGCCGTGCGCGAGGCCGAAATGCAGACGCTAAAGGCCCAGATCAACCCGCACTTTCTTTTCAACGGCCTCAACAACATTCGCTCCCTCATCGGCGAAGACCCCGAGCAGGCCCGCCACATGCTTTCGCACCTGTCGGAGCTGCTGCGCTACGCCATTCAGCTGAACCGCACCGAGCAAGTGCCCCTGGGTAAGGAGCTGGCCGTGGTGCAGGATTACCTGCAGCTCGAGTCGTTGCAGCTCGAGGAGCGCCTGCGCTACACCATTGATGTGCCCGCCGATTGCCTGGGTGTGCAGGTGCCGCCCATGCTGGTGCAGGTGCTCGTCGAAAATGCCATTAAGCACGGGTTGGCGCAGCTGCCGGCAGGCGGCGAGCTGCGGGTGCAAGCCCGCTGCGCCGCGGGCGAATTGCTGCTGAGCGTAGAAAACACCGGCCAGCTGAGCAGCGGCCCCGCCAAAGCCGATGGCACCGGCACCGGCCTGCGCAACGCCCGCGAGCGGCTGCGCCTGCTGTTCGGACCTAGGGCCGAGCTCCGCCTCGAGCAAGCCACCCCCGATACCGTAGCGGCGCGCCTGCGCCTGCCCGTTGTTATCAATGAACAATTAGCAATGAACAATGAGCAATTGCCGACCAGCCCTGGGCCAGTGCCCCTAAGTCACGCGCCGGCCCTAGGTGCCGCCACCCCGCTCGGCGCCCCGGCACCCCGCCCCTAA
- a CDS encoding LytR/AlgR family response regulator transcription factor produces MNILLVDDSRLARQELRRLLQRHPDVAVVGEAANADEATARLAELRPDVLLLDIHMPGRSGFELLADLEGAAPHVIFTTAFDQYAVQAFEVNALDYLLKPVDEQRLGAALAKARTALSTDPADEPVAAAPARELLRETDQVFVKDGERCWFVRLADVRLFEVADNYTRLHFHDEHPLISRTLQQLESRLDPNVFFRANRQQIINLKHIERIEPWFSSTLKIQLRGGSEVEVSRQQSMRFREALSL; encoded by the coding sequence ATGAATATCCTGCTTGTCGACGACTCCCGCCTGGCCCGCCAGGAGCTCCGCCGCCTGCTCCAGCGCCACCCCGATGTAGCAGTGGTGGGCGAAGCCGCCAACGCCGACGAGGCCACCGCGCGCCTTGCCGAGCTGCGCCCCGATGTGCTGCTGCTCGACATTCATATGCCCGGCCGCTCGGGCTTCGAGCTGCTGGCCGACCTCGAGGGCGCTGCCCCGCACGTCATTTTCACCACGGCTTTCGACCAGTACGCCGTGCAGGCCTTCGAGGTAAACGCCCTCGATTACCTGCTGAAGCCCGTTGACGAGCAGCGCCTAGGTGCCGCCCTGGCCAAAGCACGTACGGCCCTGAGTACCGACCCGGCCGACGAGCCCGTGGCCGCTGCGCCCGCGCGCGAGCTGCTGCGCGAAACCGACCAGGTGTTTGTGAAAGACGGCGAGCGGTGCTGGTTTGTGCGCCTGGCCGATGTGCGCCTGTTTGAGGTGGCCGACAACTACACGCGCCTGCATTTTCATGACGAACACCCGCTGATTTCGCGCACGCTGCAGCAGCTCGAAAGCCGCCTCGACCCCAACGTGTTCTTCCGCGCCAACCGCCAGCAAATCATCAACCTCAAGCACATCGAGCGCATCGAGCCCTGGTTTAGCAGCACGCTCAAGATTCAGCTGCGCGGCGGCTCGGAGGTGGAGGTGTCGCGGCAGCAATCCATGCGCTTCCGCGAGGCCCTGAGCTTGTAG
- the paaN gene encoding phenylacetic acid degradation protein PaaN, with product MTATTQKHQATLEQAVQALHGRTFFAHYPENPSPDVYGADADAQGREAFLGRRGQQFQELQQGQPEAWAGQEESPYEQAALGIKYPYYAPETLVRNAQQAFDAWRKLKPADRAALLIESLEGMKQRFFEIGYATMHTTGQAFMMSFQASGPHAADRALEAVAAGYEEQTRFPEETRWDKPMGKYTISLNKSWRPVPKGVALVIGCSTFPTWNTVPGMYASLVTGNPVIIKPHPKAVLPIAIVVAEVQKVLVAHGLPATICQLAVDADDRLITKELAEHPAVKLIDYTGGTEFGNYIESLQSKGKTVFTEKTGVNSVILDSCDDLDKVAQNLAFSVSLYSGQMCTAPQNFFIPAEGVKVAGTLVPFDEVVQKLAGAVQGLATNPKAAPHVLGAIQNPATHQRVEQMTQSGHRNVLAHGKVENPMFQNARTCSPALYEVDATQKEHFSQELFGPIMLAIKTRDSHESVKLAAELAREHGAISCAAYTTDAELKEEIMDQMSLAGTAVSFNLTGGIYVNQNAAFSDFHVTGGNPAGNASFTNPEFVLKRFTWVGFREPAA from the coding sequence ATGACCGCTACAACCCAAAAGCACCAGGCTACCCTGGAGCAAGCTGTGCAAGCCCTGCACGGCCGCACGTTCTTCGCCCATTACCCCGAAAACCCCTCGCCCGATGTGTACGGTGCCGATGCCGATGCCCAAGGCCGTGAGGCTTTCCTAGGTCGCCGGGGCCAGCAGTTCCAGGAGCTGCAGCAAGGCCAGCCCGAGGCCTGGGCCGGCCAGGAGGAGTCGCCCTACGAGCAGGCAGCCCTAGGTATCAAATACCCTTACTACGCCCCCGAAACGCTGGTGCGCAACGCCCAGCAGGCGTTTGATGCGTGGCGTAAGCTGAAGCCCGCCGACCGTGCCGCTCTGCTCATCGAGAGCCTGGAAGGCATGAAGCAGCGCTTCTTCGAAATCGGCTACGCCACCATGCACACCACGGGGCAGGCGTTTATGATGTCGTTCCAAGCCAGTGGGCCCCACGCCGCCGACCGCGCCCTGGAGGCCGTGGCCGCCGGCTACGAGGAGCAAACGCGCTTCCCCGAAGAAACCCGCTGGGACAAGCCCATGGGCAAGTACACCATCAGCCTGAACAAATCGTGGCGCCCGGTGCCCAAGGGCGTGGCGCTGGTTATCGGCTGCTCCACGTTCCCGACCTGGAACACCGTGCCCGGCATGTACGCCTCGCTGGTAACCGGCAACCCCGTTATCATTAAGCCGCACCCCAAGGCCGTGCTGCCCATTGCCATTGTGGTGGCCGAGGTGCAGAAAGTGCTGGTGGCCCACGGCCTGCCCGCCACCATCTGCCAGCTGGCCGTTGATGCCGACGACCGCCTCATCACCAAGGAGCTGGCCGAGCACCCCGCCGTAAAGCTGATCGACTACACCGGCGGCACCGAGTTCGGCAACTACATCGAGAGCCTGCAGAGCAAGGGCAAAACCGTCTTCACCGAGAAAACCGGTGTGAACTCGGTTATCCTCGACTCGTGCGACGACCTCGACAAGGTGGCCCAGAACCTGGCCTTCTCGGTTAGCCTGTACTCGGGTCAGATGTGCACCGCCCCGCAAAACTTCTTCATCCCGGCCGAGGGCGTGAAGGTGGCCGGCACGCTGGTGCCCTTCGATGAAGTGGTGCAGAAGCTGGCCGGCGCTGTGCAGGGCCTGGCTACCAACCCCAAGGCGGCTCCGCACGTGCTGGGTGCCATCCAGAACCCGGCCACGCACCAGCGCGTGGAGCAGATGACGCAGAGCGGCCACCGCAACGTGCTGGCGCACGGCAAAGTGGAGAACCCCATGTTCCAGAATGCCCGCACCTGCTCGCCTGCGCTCTACGAGGTTGATGCCACCCAGAAGGAGCACTTCAGCCAGGAGCTGTTCGGGCCCATCATGCTGGCCATCAAAACCCGCGACTCGCACGAGAGCGTGAAGCTGGCCGCCGAGCTGGCCCGGGAGCACGGCGCCATCAGCTGCGCGGCTTACACCACCGATGCCGAGCTGAAAGAGGAGATTATGGATCAGATGAGCCTGGCCGGCACGGCCGTCAGCTTCAACCTGACGGGCGGTATCTACGTGAACCAGAACGCGGCTTTCTCCGACTTCCACGTAACCGGCGGCAACCCCGCCGGCAACGCTTCCTTCACCAACCCCGAGTTTGTGCTCAAGCGCTTTACCTGGGTCGGCTTCCGCGAACCGGCGGCCTAA
- a CDS encoding S8 family peptidase, translating into MKQLLRLLFFTHSWLLLSGVVAAQPGPTAATEAAPTLPGTAVFKLREGVALTYVERALGQLGAKGVQQKFPRAVPPSADLPGSVELRTIYQFSYPAELPFGKVRQTLLSTGALEYVEPLYQRAPLYQPNDPLADSTKADGQYHLKLIKAYSGWNLSKGDTSVVIGITDSGVLFNHQDLRGQAKLNYADPINGIDDDRDGYIDNFRGWDTGDNDNDPTASIPRSGLFSHGTLVTGAAAAAADNGKGVAGVGFKCRFMHIKIYPQTPEGAFGGYEGIVYAADHGCKIINISWGGVGGKSQFEQDVCTYAAVNRDAVLVAAAGNTNAELDFYPASYDHVLSVAGLSDFDEQTITYSYHVGLSAPGRRILTTLYDAEDAYTPVGGSSFAAPLVAGAAGLVRSLYPQLSAAQVVAVLRRSADDIYGIPRNAPLAGRLGSGRLNAHRALALGANQTAVRVLGHRLSKPRLLAGDTARLALTIQNLLQPVPGLTLSISSLTPQLSLGSGSTAALGTLGTNATATVPVQLSIAPNTPASTRAVLRCRFTAPNGFAADEYVTLELNPDYVVLAANNLHLTLTSRSNLGYDSGNTEIGAGITYRNSPVLLSEGGLLVATGPAKVADRLRGVPANRPDQDFFRQQAIAMQTATAAMQRATGAFQDSLPSQSNGRTLGVRVRQRAMAWAGPAPADRDYAIVEYTLRNLSPDTWQTLHAGLFMDWDLPAEAGRNLAAYDSARALGYVHDALNPRLFAGVRLLGPAAPATASYYALDNAAPTTAAVSLRDGFSSAEKFLTLSSGRRQRTAGTPTGSDVSHVVGAALGRLAPNDSVTVAFAVLAAPTLAELQAAADAAQLRYAQVLPTRPTVAQQASWAVFPNPSHGRLQVQLPPNAAAGSVLVLRNNLGQQVRTWLVTQATTELQLLALPAGVYLLQWQLAGGQVLTRRVVLQP; encoded by the coding sequence ATGAAACAGCTTTTACGCCTGCTGTTTTTTACCCATAGCTGGCTGCTGCTTTCGGGGGTAGTTGCTGCGCAACCGGGCCCAACTGCCGCCACCGAGGCCGCGCCTACCTTGCCGGGCACGGCGGTGTTTAAGCTGCGCGAGGGTGTTGCCCTTACTTACGTGGAGCGCGCCCTAGGTCAACTGGGGGCCAAGGGCGTGCAGCAGAAGTTCCCAAGGGCGGTGCCGCCTTCGGCCGATTTGCCGGGCAGCGTGGAGCTGCGCACCATTTACCAGTTCAGCTACCCCGCCGAGCTGCCGTTTGGCAAGGTGCGGCAAACCCTGCTGAGCACCGGCGCCCTGGAGTACGTGGAGCCGCTTTACCAACGCGCGCCCTTGTACCAGCCCAACGACCCGCTGGCCGACTCAACCAAAGCCGATGGGCAGTACCACCTGAAGCTGATTAAAGCCTACTCGGGCTGGAATTTGAGCAAGGGCGACACTTCGGTGGTAATTGGCATTACCGACAGCGGCGTGCTGTTCAACCACCAGGATTTGCGCGGGCAAGCCAAGCTGAACTACGCCGACCCCATCAACGGCATCGACGACGACCGCGACGGGTACATCGACAACTTTCGGGGCTGGGACACCGGCGACAACGACAACGACCCCACGGCCTCAATCCCGCGCAGTGGCTTGTTTAGCCACGGCACGCTGGTAACCGGCGCCGCCGCCGCCGCCGCCGACAACGGCAAGGGCGTAGCGGGCGTGGGTTTTAAGTGCCGTTTCATGCACATCAAAATATACCCGCAAACGCCCGAGGGCGCGTTTGGGGGCTACGAAGGCATTGTGTACGCCGCCGACCACGGCTGCAAAATCATCAACATCTCGTGGGGCGGCGTGGGCGGCAAGTCGCAGTTCGAGCAGGATGTGTGCACCTATGCGGCCGTAAACCGCGACGCCGTGCTGGTGGCCGCCGCCGGCAACACCAACGCCGAGCTCGACTTTTACCCGGCGTCGTACGACCACGTGCTGTCCGTGGCGGGCCTGTCGGATTTCGACGAGCAAACCATTACCTACAGCTACCACGTGGGCCTGAGCGCGCCCGGCCGGCGCATACTTACCACCCTCTACGACGCCGAAGACGCCTACACGCCGGTGGGCGGCTCGTCGTTTGCGGCGCCGCTGGTAGCCGGGGCGGCGGGGTTGGTGCGCAGCCTGTATCCGCAGCTTTCGGCGGCGCAGGTAGTGGCCGTGCTGCGCCGCTCCGCCGACGATATTTACGGCATACCCCGCAACGCCCCGCTGGCGGGCCGCCTGGGCTCGGGCCGCCTGAACGCACACCGCGCGCTGGCCCTGGGGGCCAACCAAACGGCTGTGCGGGTGCTCGGCCACCGCCTCAGCAAGCCGCGCTTGCTGGCCGGCGACACGGCCCGCCTGGCGCTTACCATCCAAAACCTGCTGCAGCCGGTGCCGGGCCTCACGCTCAGCATCAGCTCGCTTACGCCGCAGCTTAGCCTGGGCAGCGGCAGCACCGCGGCCCTAGGTACCTTGGGTACCAATGCCACGGCCACCGTGCCGGTGCAGCTGAGCATTGCCCCCAACACGCCAGCCAGCACCCGCGCCGTGCTGCGCTGCCGCTTTACCGCGCCCAACGGCTTTGCGGCCGATGAGTACGTGACCTTGGAGCTGAACCCCGATTACGTGGTGCTCGCGGCCAACAACCTGCACCTTACCCTTACCAGCCGCAGCAACCTGGGCTACGATAGCGGCAACACCGAAATCGGCGCCGGTATTACCTACCGCAACTCGCCGGTGCTGCTGAGCGAAGGCGGCTTGCTGGTGGCCACCGGCCCCGCCAAAGTAGCCGACCGCCTGCGCGGCGTGCCCGCCAACCGCCCCGATCAGGACTTTTTCCGGCAACAGGCCATAGCCATGCAAACGGCCACGGCCGCTATGCAGCGCGCCACCGGGGCGTTTCAGGATTCGTTGCCGAGCCAGAGCAACGGCCGCACCCTAGGGGTGCGCGTGCGCCAGCGGGCCATGGCCTGGGCCGGCCCCGCCCCCGCCGACCGCGACTATGCCATTGTGGAATACACCTTGCGCAACCTCTCGCCCGATACCTGGCAAACCCTGCACGCCGGCTTGTTTATGGACTGGGACCTGCCCGCCGAAGCCGGCCGCAACCTGGCCGCGTACGACTCGGCCCGCGCCCTGGGCTACGTGCACGATGCGCTGAACCCTAGGTTGTTTGCGGGCGTGCGGCTGCTGGGGCCCGCGGCCCCTGCCACGGCCTCGTACTACGCCCTCGACAACGCGGCGCCCACCACGGCCGCGGTAAGCCTGCGCGACGGGTTTTCGTCGGCCGAGAAATTCCTGACACTTAGCTCGGGCCGCCGGCAACGCACCGCTGGTACGCCCACCGGCTCCGATGTATCGCACGTAGTGGGCGCGGCCCTAGGTCGGCTGGCCCCCAACGACTCGGTAACGGTGGCTTTTGCCGTGCTGGCGGCTCCTACCCTGGCCGAGCTGCAAGCCGCCGCCGATGCCGCCCAGCTGCGCTACGCCCAGGTGCTGCCCACGCGCCCCACAGTGGCACAGCAGGCCAGTTGGGCCGTATTCCCCAACCCCAGCCACGGGCGCCTGCAGGTGCAATTGCCCCCCAACGCCGCCGCTGGCTCGGTGCTGGTGCTGCGCAACAACCTAGGGCAGCAGGTGCGCACGTGGCTGGTAACGCAAGCCACCACCGAGCTGCAACTGCTTGCTTTGCCCGCGGGCGTGTACCTGCTGCAGTGGCAATTGGCCGGCGGCCAGGTGCTTACGCGGCGGGTGGTGCTGCAGCCGTAG
- a CDS encoding MlaE family ABC transporter permease: MKAREFLDDAGRLTLFTARFFREGFQPRYEVSEWLYQCYVIGYQSLPLVGVTGFIMGMVLTLQSRPTMVQFGAESWIPAMVGLTIIREMGPIITALIFAGKVGSSIGAELGSMRVTEQIDAMEVSGTNPFKYLVVTRVLAATLMLPVLTILADGIALFASYLGLNLQGVTTLALYINNILESLTFGDVLPAFGKTFFFGFAVGMIGCYKGYNSTKGTEGVGQAANSAVVVASLVIFVLDLLAVQITGLLGLN, encoded by the coding sequence ATGAAGGCGAGAGAGTTTCTGGACGACGCCGGCAGGCTAACGCTCTTTACCGCACGTTTTTTCCGCGAGGGTTTTCAACCGCGCTACGAGGTAAGCGAGTGGCTCTACCAGTGCTACGTAATCGGCTATCAATCCTTGCCGCTGGTGGGCGTAACCGGCTTTATCATGGGCATGGTGCTCACGCTGCAAAGCCGCCCAACCATGGTGCAGTTTGGGGCCGAGTCGTGGATTCCGGCAATGGTGGGGCTGACGATTATCCGCGAAATGGGCCCGATTATCACCGCCTTGATTTTTGCCGGCAAGGTGGGCTCCAGCATCGGGGCCGAGCTGGGCTCCATGCGCGTAACCGAGCAGATCGACGCCATGGAGGTATCGGGCACCAACCCGTTTAAGTACCTCGTTGTTACGCGCGTGTTGGCCGCCACCCTTATGCTGCCGGTGCTCACCATCCTGGCCGATGGCATTGCCTTGTTCGCGTCTTACCTAGGGCTCAACCTACAGGGCGTTACCACTTTGGCGCTGTACATCAACAACATTCTGGAGAGCCTGACCTTTGGCGACGTGCTGCCGGCGTTCGGCAAAACGTTCTTTTTCGGGTTTGCCGTAGGCATGATCGGTTGCTACAAAGGCTACAATTCAACTAAGGGCACGGAGGGCGTAGGGCAGGCCGCCAACTCAGCGGTGGTAGTGGCCTCGCTGGTCATCTTTGTGCTCGATTTGCTGGCCGTGCAAATCACCGGCCTGCTTGGCCTTAACTAA
- a CDS encoding ABC transporter ATP-binding protein has translation MHSGSTLAPRAFPTAAETAVGSDTVVAVEHVYKSFGDNHVLQDFSLLLRRGENVVVLGKSGSGKSVLIKCIIGLLVPDAGQITVLGQDVTRLDHQAMDQLRARVGFLFQSNALYDSMTVRENLLFPLRRHWLRHRRGEEEELIRQALADVGLEQTGAMMPAELSGGMRKRIALARTLILRPEIILYDEPTTGLDPVTSREISQLIRQVQQKYGTSALIISHDLSCVRLTADRVALLRDGRCYAEGTYAQLQQRPEPAIHEFFI, from the coding sequence ATGCACTCCGGATCGACACTAGCACCTAGGGCATTTCCGACAGCTGCGGAAACCGCGGTCGGTTCCGATACGGTCGTTGCCGTGGAGCACGTGTATAAATCGTTCGGCGACAACCACGTGCTGCAGGATTTCTCGCTGCTCCTGCGCCGCGGCGAAAACGTGGTGGTGCTTGGCAAGTCGGGCTCGGGCAAATCGGTGCTGATCAAGTGCATCATCGGGCTGCTCGTGCCCGATGCAGGCCAGATTACCGTGCTCGGCCAAGACGTTACCCGCCTCGACCACCAGGCCATGGATCAGTTGCGGGCACGGGTGGGCTTTTTGTTCCAGAGCAACGCGCTTTACGACTCCATGACTGTGCGCGAAAACCTGCTGTTTCCGCTGCGGCGCCACTGGCTGCGCCACCGCCGCGGCGAGGAAGAAGAGCTGATTCGGCAGGCGCTGGCCGACGTAGGCCTGGAGCAAACGGGCGCCATGATGCCGGCGGAGCTTTCGGGCGGCATGCGCAAGCGCATTGCCCTGGCCCGCACACTCATTCTGCGGCCGGAGATTATCCTGTACGACGAACCCACCACGGGGCTCGACCCGGTGACTTCGCGCGAAATCAGCCAGCTGATTCGCCAGGTACAGCAAAAGTATGGCACCTCGGCCCTTATCATCTCGCACGACCTGAGCTGCGTGCGGCTTACGGCCGACCGCGTGGCGCTGCTGCGCGACGGCCGCTGCTACGCCGAGGGCACCTACGCCCAACTGCAGCAGCGCCCGGAGCCGGCCATCCACGAGTTCTTTATTTAA